A part of Odontesthes bonariensis isolate fOdoBon6 chromosome 23, fOdoBon6.hap1, whole genome shotgun sequence genomic DNA contains:
- the LOC142373901 gene encoding homeobox protein Hox-B3a-like, with protein sequence MQKPSAAHNIHHHRDFFSESLDGVSGFGCSPQAPTHQQGVETFERTFPRRSKPQSTKFPMSRNIFPWMKDSRHSNQKPSRKITDCNEKCPSATPASKRTRTAYTSAQLVELEKEFHFSRYLCRPRREEMASLLNLNERQIKIWFQNRRMKQKKDQRVQGLTNITSTTSSCSPPSSPSASGSPTLASLGYVHLGGDYQSASPPLKSRQQQQQSQPACRAQYSKCPAPGFKHGPQFDVQYNTSHTTNPNQGGDDLSGSYFSQSCSQDRIMQAPKLTHL encoded by the exons ATGCAGAAACCCAGCGCCGCACACAACATCCACCACCACCGCGACTTCTTCAGCGAGTCTCTGGATGGCGTCTCTGGCTTTGGGTGCTCCCCACAAGCACCGACACACCAGCAGGGAGTGGAGACGTTTGAGCGCACGTTTCCCCGGAGGTCAAAACCACAAAGCACCAAGTTTCCAATGAGCAGAAACATTTTCCCCTGGATGAAAGACTCCAGACACTCAAATCAGAAACCCAGCAGGAAAATCACAG ATTGCAACGAGAAGTGCCCAAGCGCGACCCCGGCCTCGAAGCGCACGCGCACCGCATACACGAGCGCGCAACTGGTGGAGCTGGAGAAGGAGTTCCACTTTAGCCGCTACCTGTGCAGGCCGCGGCGGGAGGAGATGGCCAGCCTGCTCAACCTCAACGAGAGGCAGATTAAGATCTGGTTCCAGAACCGGAGGATGAAGCAGAAGAAGGACCAAAGAGTGCAAGGCCTCACCAACATAACCagcaccacctcctcctgctctcCCCCGTCCTCCCCCTCCGCCTCGGGCAGCCCCACTCTGGCAAGTCTGGGTTATGTCCATCTGGGCGGTGATTACCAGTCGGCCTCCCCTCCGCTCAAGTCCcgacaacaacagcagcagtccCAGCCGGCGTGCCGTGCACAATACTCCAAATGTCCAGCTCCGGGCTTCAAGCACGGCCCCCAGTTTGATGTGCAGTACAACACTTCTCACACAACAAACCCAAACCAGGGAGGCGACGATCTGAGCGGGTCGTACTTCTCACAGAGCTGCTCTCAGGACAGAATCATGCAAGCTCCAAAACTGACTCATCTGTAG